A window of Bradyrhizobium diazoefficiens genomic DNA:
ACTGCAGATTCCAATCTGAGAAATGCCTCTGTCATCCTTGCGGTTTGCAGAACTCGCGGAGGAACGTAACCTCCAGCATCGCAAAGATTCAACAGTTCATCGTAAAGCGCCGGCGCCAATTGGCGCTGAAAGTGCACCAAGGGATAAGGGCTCAAATCGGGAAGATAGACTTTATCTAGCTTTGCTAAGGGGTGCTCAGCGTCAATCACGACCCCGAGAGGCTGACCAAGCGGGGCCGAGACCTGAAGGCCCCGTTGTTCAAAAGGATGCCAAAGAACACCGATGTCTATTTCTCCGGCCGCCAACAGACGTTCTTGCTCCGATGTGGATGCCTCAATCAGATGAACTTTCACCTGCTCCTGCTGCAAGTGTCTTACAACCGCCAACAGCATGCTTCGCGAAGTCTCCGGAGGCAGCGCAATCCGAAGGTGCCCTGATTGGCTCGGTGACCGAGACCGAGCTGCACGCACAGCAGCGTCAAATGCTTGTACGGTATTGCGAGCTTGCGGTAGGAACGCCTCTCCTGCTTCGGTCAAGCTGATCTTCTTGCTCCGATCGAACAGTCTTACTCCGAGCTCGCCTTCCAGATCGGCAATCCGCTTCGAGAGAGGTGGCTGGCTCATGTTCAATCCGCGAGCAGCCCTCGCGAAGCTGAGAGCTTCCGCAACTGCCACGAAATAACGGAAGTGCCTGATGTCCATTTTGCGATTATAAAGCTACAAAGGCCCATCATCAAGGAGGACAAATCACCACAAGGCGACAGTCCCTATCGTCAGTGGACATCCACATGCAGCGTTCATGGACAGTTCAAAGCGTTCCGGCTGGCGAGGTCCAGCGCCAGCGCTCGTTCGTGCGTGCTCAGGTTGGAGCCCTGGGCACAAGCAAGAGCAGCCATGACTCATCCAACTTGAACGAAGTTCGCTGATGCATCAAGCTTAAGCTTACCGGCGTGGATTTCGAGCAAGCATGCCATGAAGATCGTGATGGCATGTGTGCTCGCAGCCGGGACGGTCGTGTCGCCGTGGCCGGCCAATATCCGCCCGCCGCGCAGTTCACGAAACGCCCAACGCCGCTCTTAAAGGTGTCGCCTCGTCGAGCCAGCGAAGCCGTTTTTCGAGCAGATCAGGTGAAGGCATAGTGGCCTTCTTGAAGGATCAGGGGACTTCGATGGCGGTAAGCGGCATGTGCTGTTGGCAGCCATAGACATCAGATTCGCCAGGGGAGCCCGATCCAACAGGACGTCGGATCGTGATCTTGAACGCGCGCGCTGGATCATAGGTCCGGCAAACCAGCACCTCGTTGTGAGAAACGCTGTAGATGTCCGCGATGAGCTGCGCGGTGATGACGCCACTCTTTTTGACGGTCTCGTATTTGGCCGCATCGTCGAACATGATGTCGAAGGTCAACTCGAAAGGGCCAGCATTCTTGCTACGAATGACGCTGGCGAGGTCGCTTAATCTCAGCATGGGCGCTCGCTCCTAGTTGCGGACTTCAGCAACGCTGATCGGGAATATCTCGCAGGGGTCGGACAGTGGCAGCAGGTGATAGACTGAAAACTTGTACGCAGGCCCAACTGGAACGTTGAATGGCGAAAACGGATAAGCAAGGTTGCCGGCTGTGTTCACAATGCCTGGAAACCCGATGTGCTGCAGTGTTCCGCGCACATACATTGCAACACCGTTGGCAAGCTCCTGCGAATTCGCGACTACGTTGATCAGAATGCCTATTTCGTGGGGTGTCGCGTCTTTGACGGGCTCCAGCTTTCGCATCACGGCGTTCTTGCCATAAAAGTGGAAATCGATGGTGTAGTCCGCCCCCAGAGTCCATTGCGAGAAGCGTTCGGCCGCCCGTCCTCGGGCCTGCTCCGCGAGCCCCTCGATCTGCGCGATCATCGTTGTATCGCGCACGCCGACCAGAACGATGCTGCGATAGCCAATGAATTCGGCGCCTTCCAGCTTAACCATATAGGGAGCGGGAACAAAGCGGCTTCCACTTACCCTGACCGTGCGCTCGTCGTCCTGCTGGAAGACAGCATCCATCAGGTCGTTGACACCGCCGGGACCCGTTTGGATGCAGGGATCACTACGCTCATAGAGGGAATGGGCCGCAACTGACACTGTCGTGCAGCGCAAATGCTCGCTGCCAGGCCGCACGATGAAGTGATCCCTCCGCAAGCGACCGACCATTGGTTCTGCAAGATCGCATGGCACCGCCGAGATGCCCGCGCATTCGAGAATCTTGCCTAGGTGTAGTGAAAGGCCACGATCAAAGCCTTTGAGAATTGGCAACGCCGCGAAGACGGCGTCGTCGCACGCGCGACCGGCGATCACGACTTCGGCTCCGGCATCGAGAGCCTTGATCAAAGGCTCGACCCCCATCTGCGCACAGATGGGCCCACATCGGTCGACGATCTCTGACGTCAGAGCCTGTTGAGGGCCAATATCCTGGATGCCGCCGATCGGTATCCGACGCTTGAGATCGGCTTTATCCAATTCCGCATCGACTATCGCCATGCGAAAGGACATGCCCTCCTCCTTCGCGATCTCCCGAATGATGTCGACTGCTTGTTCGAGCGTTTCGCGTGACCCGCTCGTTAGAGCCGACCCTACGATCAGCGGAATTTTCTGAGCCCGAGCGGCCCGCAACATGATGCTGAGATCATGTTTGTAGGTTGCACGCGGCAAGAAAGGTTTGGACGACCCGTGATAGTAGGGGCCCATATCGGTCGACCCGGCATCTTGCCCGATAAAGTGGGGCTTTTCGGCAAGCGCTCTCTTGAAAGCGGGCAGGTCGAAACCGCTGCCCAATGACCCTGACGGGGCCAATCCTACGATCTCGTCCATTTTTGTCTCCCTAGACCACCCAATCCCGGCCGCGTCCGCCATGTCCTGTATTCATATCAATATACAGTGCATAATATCAAGCTGAATGAAGCTTCGCCAGCGCCAACTGTCGGTTGTCCCAGGCGCTTTTATGTGGCATTCAGCCCTGCATTCTGGAGGAAGCACAGATGACCATGGCCAGCGACAGCTTTGTCGATAGGGCCTATGATCGGCTGCGCCGCATGGCGATTGATTATCAATTCAAGCCGGGCGAGAGGCTGAACGAGGTGGAACTCTCGCGGCAGCTTGGCCTCAGTCGTACCCCGCTGCGGGAAGCGCTTAACCGGCTGACCACCGAGGGTTTTCTGCGCTTTAGTCCCGGCAAAGGGTTTTTCTGCCGGCAGCTCGATCCGAAGGAGATTTACGATCTCTATCAGTTGCGGAAGGCGCTGGAAGTCGGCGCAGTCAAACTCTCCGTTCGACTAGCCAGTGAAACCGATATCGAGTCGTTAGGGCAGTTCCTATCAGATACTGGTCCCGATACTGGCGGACGCTCGACTGAGGAGCTTGTCGCACTCGACGAGGCTTTTCACGAGCGACTTATGGCACTCTCCGGCAATAATGAAATGCGGCAGGTTTTGCGGAATGTAAATGCAAAGATACAGTTCGTGCGCTGGGTTGACATGGATCGCATCAGTCGCCCTGTAACCCAGGCCGAACACCGCCTGATTCTCGAGCGCCTTAAAGCGCGCGACGAATTCGGCTGCATTGCCGCACTTGAGAAGCATATCGACCGGCGCCAAGACCAGATTACGGCTGCCATTAAGGAACGCGTCGCCCAGATATATATGCCACGGGGGGCAGCGTTCTGATGAGTTGCAAAGGGCCCCTGTTAATTGTGCGGCAAGCCGCATCACCGTAAGCCAACGAAAAACGTGGATAGCCGATATCTTCGGATCCATCGAAGACGAATCTGATCCAAATTTTGTTGGCAATGTCGGAACAGTCGTCCATCGCTCAAGCGAACAGCGCGATCGCGCCTTCCCGGCAGCTCATGGGCATGCTCGCCAGAACGCGCAGCTCTAGTGCGGCTTTGACACTCTCACTAATTCTAATTTCGCGTGCTCCAACACCGAGTCTTCAGCGCGCAGCGTTCCTCTACCCGCACAAAAGCGACAAGAGAGCATAATATTAAGACCATGACGACGTTCGGGAGGTGCGGCGGCATTTAGGTCACCGTCTGACCGCGGAACCGTATCGAGCCAGACGCGAGATAGTCAAACCTGGCGATCATCATCAGGTGGTGCTTACCCGAAACCGCTCGCCCCAGGATCGCAGCGACTTTACCCTTGCGGACGCCAAGCAAGAGAATCTTCAACGGCTCTATAATCTTCGGTGTCGGCGCCGAAGCGAGGCTACTAGAAGGCTGGGGGTTGCACGTGGCAGTATTCTATGCTGTATACAGGCTTGAATATGGCCTTACAGCGAGAGGATCGCCGGCGTGAACGAGATTTCAGGAGCAGAAGCAGCCGTCCGTATGCTTCAAATCTACGGAGTCAAACACATTTTTGGTCTCTGCGGAGATACGAGCCTGCCGTTCTACGACGCGCTTTTTCGGCTGGACCACGGGATGGAGCACATACTCACGCGCGACGAGCGCAGCGCGGCCTACATGGCCGATGCTTATGCGCGCGTCACGGGAAGGGTCGGTGTTTGCGAAGGGCCGAGCGGGGGCGGCGCAACCTATCTTCTTCCCGGGGTGATTGAGGCTAACGAGTCCTCAATCCCGGTGCTCGGGATCACCTCAGACGTTCCAGTGACTTCGCGAGGCAAGTTTCCTCTGACCGAACTCAATCAGGAGGCGCTCTACCGTCCTCTGACTAAGTGGAACACCGTTGTCGATCGACCCGACCAAGTGCCAGCGGCCTTTCGTTCTGCCTTCCGCGCAATGACGACAGGCAAACCCGGCGCAGCTCATATCGGCCTACCATACGATATTCAGAAGGAGCCTCTCTCGGAGGAACTGATCTGGGCCCAAAGCGAGCATGGCCGCTTTCCGGCCTGGCGCAGTGCTCCCGATCCCACGGACGTCAGGCGAGCGGCAGAGGCGATCCTCGCTGCGC
This region includes:
- a CDS encoding DUF4387 domain-containing protein, which translates into the protein MLRLSDLASVIRSKNAGPFELTFDIMFDDAAKYETVKKSGVITAQLIADIYSVSHNEVLVCRTYDPARAFKITIRRPVGSGSPGESDVYGCQQHMPLTAIEVP
- a CDS encoding acyclic terpene utilization AtuA family protein — encoded protein: MDEIVGLAPSGSLGSGFDLPAFKRALAEKPHFIGQDAGSTDMGPYYHGSSKPFLPRATYKHDLSIMLRAARAQKIPLIVGSALTSGSRETLEQAVDIIREIAKEEGMSFRMAIVDAELDKADLKRRIPIGGIQDIGPQQALTSEIVDRCGPICAQMGVEPLIKALDAGAEVVIAGRACDDAVFAALPILKGFDRGLSLHLGKILECAGISAVPCDLAEPMVGRLRRDHFIVRPGSEHLRCTTVSVAAHSLYERSDPCIQTGPGGVNDLMDAVFQQDDERTVRVSGSRFVPAPYMVKLEGAEFIGYRSIVLVGVRDTTMIAQIEGLAEQARGRAAERFSQWTLGADYTIDFHFYGKNAVMRKLEPVKDATPHEIGILINVVANSQELANGVAMYVRGTLQHIGFPGIVNTAGNLAYPFSPFNVPVGPAYKFSVYHLLPLSDPCEIFPISVAEVRN
- a CDS encoding LysR family transcriptional regulator, which gives rise to MDIRHFRYFVAVAEALSFARAARGLNMSQPPLSKRIADLEGELGVRLFDRSKKISLTEAGEAFLPQARNTVQAFDAAVRAARSRSPSQSGHLRIALPPETSRSMLLAVVRHLQQEQVKVHLIEASTSEQERLLAAGEIDIGVLWHPFEQRGLQVSAPLGQPLGVVIDAEHPLAKLDKVYLPDLSPYPLVHFQRQLAPALYDELLNLCDAGGYVPPRVLQTARMTEAFLRLESAVALASERLAKRRFAAGSKELIWRRLEGSPIHWWTSVVCRSNECIGLTRVAVDVTYASLQQHENWVSMPRPAMASLQRGAAVRRESSLLTQNSLP
- a CDS encoding GntR family transcriptional regulator; translation: MTMASDSFVDRAYDRLRRMAIDYQFKPGERLNEVELSRQLGLSRTPLREALNRLTTEGFLRFSPGKGFFCRQLDPKEIYDLYQLRKALEVGAVKLSVRLASETDIESLGQFLSDTGPDTGGRSTEELVALDEAFHERLMALSGNNEMRQVLRNVNAKIQFVRWVDMDRISRPVTQAEHRLILERLKARDEFGCIAALEKHIDRRQDQITAAIKERVAQIYMPRGAAF